TCCCGTCTtaagggccccaccctcatgacctcatccagccctgattacctcccaaaggccccatatCTAAttacattgggagttagggcttgaACATATGGGTTTTGAGGGGGACAAAATTCACTCCATAGCAGCAACCATGAGGGATATTTGTCATGGATAATGTGAAAAGTATTCCTACATTGGGAAGAACTTGGACCAGATCACATCTAAGGTCTTTTCTAGTGTTTAGATTCTGTAATGTTGCTGCTGTTaacattttatcctttatttttttttaatcagatgagCCTTCTAATCCTAAGAGAGAAAATTTGTTACTATCTTCCAAGGGTTATAATGAAGCCAACTTGACTATTCTTGATGAGAACTGGGATTCCTTGGTGCTAGAACAAAGAGCTAATGACAAAGAAATCAGCGATCTTGACAAAATAGATTTATTGGCACCATCTTGTACTGCAAGTCCCGATTCTGACAGAGAGAGTACTCACTCTCAGTCGAGTGAGTCTGAAGACAGTGCTGATTATGCTTTCTTGAATGAAACCTACTCTATACATTATTCAGAGTCAAAACTGAAGAATGAATGTCGTATTCGTTTAAAATCAGAATTAGATTCTGAAattcagaaaggagaggaggtgTTTTTTGATATCTTGGAATATCAAGGTAATAAAATTATTGGCTTGGAAAGAATCTACACGATTTCAGATGATGATTCTAAAGAGACTGCTGAAGATGTGCAAACATACCGTACAGATGAAGATTCACAGCAGGAGTATCTCAGTGCGGATGAACGAGAATGTGCGAGTGACCATTTATCTCCTGGCCAAGCAGAAACGTTACACAGGTCCGACCTCGGAGATGTGAGGTTGAGAAATCCAGGTTGTGAAGCGAAATGTGCCAGCAGTCTGGAAGAGAATCATGTTACGTTAGAAAGTAGTTCTAGCATCTCTGTAGATTCAGTTGATGTCTATGGACAAGAAGATTCACCTCCTGTCTCCAAGTTTCTGACTTCTGTTATGTTAGGAGAATATCATAAACCAAAGCATGGAAAGTGTCAGGAGGAAGAGACCAGCTTAATGTACCGCACAGTATCTGAGGAAATTGCACGAAGGAGGAGTCCTCTTGAAAACCGGGAACCTCAGTCGGAGAGTGGTTTCTTGAACCCTCAGAAagcattaaaaactaaaatttatggTGGCAAAATGAAATCTCAAATGACTGAAAGTAAAGATTTTTGTGGAAATGCAATTGTTGAGAACAAAATGTTACAACACATTGAAAATCCTAGCACATTACCACAGGACAAAGCCTTAGACACATTACTGCAACCTTGGAAAGATTGTCAAACTTCCTGGGCCTCTGTTTTTGATGATTCTGTAATTTCTGCCTCTGGATACTCACTTTATAAAAGCCTACAAAACACTCCTAACGCAGCCTCAGGTTGTTCTGTGCCTCTCCCCAGGATCGCAGTCAGAAATAACCATGCAACAGAAGACAGTAGCTCCCTGCAAGGTGCTAGTGGCAGTACCACGAATGAAACATGCTTTCACGATGTGGAAGGAACATGTCCTGAGTCGGTGACAGGTGCAGCGAGTTGCATGATGACAGTTAATCAGACAGTGGACGTTAGCACCGATTTCAGGGCTTGCTTCACCACCAGCAGGGCGACGAGTGCAAGGTCTTCTGTAGTGTCTACATCAAGCAACACAGAGATAACAATGATGAATAAAACACGGCCTGGTGAATGGCAACGGGAGAAGCAAAGAAGTGTGGCTTGTAATACCGACTGGTCATACAGTCAAGATAATGAAGATACGGGGATGGCAGTGACAAAAGGACCATTGGGAAAATCTCTCTTGGTTGACAGTTTAAAACCTAATGGAAATTTCCTAAATAAGGTAAAACCAATATGATTAGTAAGAAAATCTTGTTTGACTTTATAAAGAGACAGTGTATGCTAATGTAAGTGTTTTGGTTCATTGAGTTCTGGCAGCGGTTCTTGAGGCTTTCATGAGGAAGTGCCAGGTGAAGGGAAGAGGTGGATCGAGCGTTACCAGCTCTGTCCTTCAGCTCTTGCCACAAAGTCAATTCGAAATTGGGTTTTACATTTTACTAGTTTGGATCTCCAGATACAATGTGTATTGTTTGTCATATATTTCTAATCtgattttaaatcatattttcaggATTCCCTggaattaagaaaaacatttgataTCATAGACTTAAAGAAACATCCTGAGAGGTAAGTCAGATGTACAAGCTTGCAGAtacaaatggggaaaaaatgaaaatagtaatttactgtgggtttttttggtgaggaagattggccccattgccaatcttcctctttttgctgaggaagattgtccctgagtgaccatctgtggcaatcttcctctattttgtatgtgagtcatgGCCACacaatggcttgatgagcagtgtgtaggtccacgcctaagCTCACGAACTCTGGACTGCccaagttaaccactatgccatcggaCCTGCCCCAGGAATTTGCTTTTTTGTAGGGTCCTTAACCATATGGAATAATAGCTAAAAGCTACTTTTAAGAGATCGTCTGCTTCAGCCATTTGCCTTCAAACAGATAAATATTAggataacaaaatattaaagctTTCTGCTTACTGAGCTTTCAGTGTCAATAATTCCTTCAGAAACTCACGGCATCTTTATTTATCCAACCCAAATCCACACGGATTTAATTACTCCGTTTTCTTTCATCTGATCCCTGGTAGGCCAAAACAAAATGGCACCTTtggaaaatgtcaaatatttgaagaagtaaataGCTACTTTCACTGGGGTATTTCAATCTTGGTTTGAATTCATTGTGTAATTTACTTTGCATTTATTAGATACCCTTATAATTCAGAACCCAATGGAGAACCAGGAGGGGGGGAGAGGGGAGTAAAAGGGAAGCCTCTGAGAAGCCGACTTAGTTCTCATGTTCTGAGGTCGTTTACTTTTTCCTCCGTTCGTTCTTCGTTTCCTAATGTGTTTGACCCAGTATCCAGTCTCAGGAAAGTGAGTAGGAAGTGGGTTTCCAGAGGCAGAAGTGTTGAGAGCAGCTAGCAGTAGCAACTGGCAGCCAGGGGAGAACTTCTGGGACTATTATCATTCGAAAAATGTGGTGATTTGGGGCTGTTTGATGTAATAACACAGCAAAATATTGACTTACAATAATGACCCTTAATTACCAAGAAAAACGTAAATTATGTCTattgtttattaaaaagataGCACATTTAAGAACAGTTTCCATCCAGAATGCttataactggaaaaaatattaagcaagCTTGATTTAGGTTGAAAATGTGTTGATTATGGATCAATAAAGTCGGTACTTTACTTTGGAATCCTTTTGTGGTAAAagaacatatgaatttgagaattGTTTGCTTCCTTGACTTCTGGGAAGAGGACATCTAGCCTTGGCTCTTGACATCCTTGTTTTCTGCAGCTGTAGTGTGTTCCTACAGCCTTTCTTTAGTAAAAATTGACTTGAACTTGACAGAGaaatgtaagaaatttaaaatctgtttctaGAGGCACGCcattaacacagaaaaatatttgaaatcttaCCTAAtgcaatcttttattttaaagggaaacTCAACTTCctgaagaaatggagaagaatTTTCCATCAAAGTGCTGTCAGAAAATAATGCAGAGAGCCGTCAAAGCAGAGTTGCACCTTTTAAATGTTCACTATCAAATGTGTCACCGCCACTGCAGAGATATTTACAAACTCGTAACGGAAAATAGGGAAGGATTAAATAGTGATTGTTAATTTTAAATCTGTATCTTCTTAGAAATTTATCACTAGCTTTAAATTTGTTCTAGAAAAGttctctcattttcatttgtgaagGGCAAAATGAGGGGTAGACGTAACTGGGCGTGTTGGCTGGCCTCGGGGTGATGGGCTCTTGAGAAGCGGTGCGTTTGAATTTCATGCAGAGGCAACAGTGCGTGGTAGGATGACGAGTCCAGAGAACAGGTAGATTTGATATTTCTTATAAAGTCCAAGTATGGCTGAAGTCAGAGGTTTTGTATGACATTCTACCACATTCTCTCTGGCTTATATAGTGAGGGTTGCTCATATTGCCCCTAGAAAAATACATCTTCTGTGGTTCATTTTCTTTGActaaacatttgaaagaaaaattttaaagatctggTAGTTAGAACTAAGGATGTAATATGGTATTAGTGTTAAATGGATGACTTGGGCCTAAATAATTTAGTTTTGTGAACTTAACTTTTGAACAGGAATTTATCAAGCAATTCTACTCAGACGGAATTAGGATCAGCACTGCTGTCTGTTCTGGGAGAGTTAAAAGTTAGATACgtgagtttaaaagaaaaactaaacaaggGTGTCCCACTGGAAGAGCTGCCCCCACTGTCATTAGAATCAAAATTATTATCTACCTTCTCTACTTTTATTTCCAGGgtatgtatttatgttttaggaataaattttttacttcatttagacagaaagcattttaaacaaaagatttttcttcCCTTATCTCTCTTTCCAGCTAAAGACAGAAGAATCACATGTGTAAGTTATGGTTTCATCTAATTTAGAATTCATTAGATCTTAAAAATTGCATATTCAAttaactttgttttctgtttttgtttcttattcagAACATTGATAAATTctttaatgaaatgttttatctGTTTAGTCTTTTAGGAGCAGATTCTGAATTAGACAATCAAAGTACACATGATGTTGATGTTTCTTCGAGCCTAAAAAAGACACTCCCTCaagtgagattttttaaaagtagttcaTTAGTGTAAATCTTTGATTTTATGGCTTAAGCAAAGTAAACTATAATTTCCAGAAGCTCTCACGTCCTACTTTTCACTCAACTGGCTTGCTTTGTGTTCTACCATTTGAGGGATGTAACTGACTAGAAGGGACACAATGTCCTGATCAAACAGCTGTCATATGTTGAGTAGGGTGCCCATATAGTTTATCATCAAATCAGGAGATTTTTGAGAATGAAAGGTAGTGATGTTGATAATTTACCATGACAGTAGGTGTGTAAACCTGAATGTCTCAGGCAAACTGTGACTTAACGGCCACCATCGTGTTGATCCAGTGTGGTTAAAACTAATATGTTATATCTTTGTCTCAAAAGATAGAGTAAAGTGATAGCCCATTCGTTTTAGATGGGGCAAAGTTTTAATTCCTCCTTTACTGAACagatgaaaatagtttttaaatgccGGTCGTAGGTTTTCTTGATCTCTCCTGTTCCCCCAAGTACATGCTTCTCAGGTGACGGTCTATGTAACAGCACCCTGCAAATTGTGAACTGATATAGAAACATAGATTATATTCCATTATCAAGGGAGGCAATGGAGTAGGAGAGCCAAAGTTTATTTCTACTTTCTGACTTAGGTCTTAACCCCCAAGTTATGTTATTTGGGTTGTCTTAAATAATAAGATGCAATCCAAAGCTGAAAGTGAAATGCTGGATTGATTTATGTTCCTTTCTGTTAACATAAATGATTAAAAGTAATTAGCAACTTATTTATTCCATTgttctgctctttaaaaaaaacctcaattaTCCGCAAAGAATTAACAGAtctaaaactgtatttttatatcCTCAAATTTGTTACATAGTTTGCTTAAACAGCTTGTCCATTTAATGATATATAATATTCTGGAGGgatttttttcatcattgtaATTGTAGCAACGGTACAACCTGTTTATTTGGGGagaacaataa
This DNA window, taken from Equus przewalskii isolate Varuska chromosome 5, EquPr2, whole genome shotgun sequence, encodes the following:
- the RBM44 gene encoding RNA-binding protein 44 isoform X1, giving the protein MQTTAVMETASGTGYRNDGRYMQEDEPSNPKRENLLLSSKGYNEANLTILDENWDSLVLEQRANDKEISDLDKIDLLAPSCTASPDSDRESTHSQSSESEDSADYAFLNETYSIHYSESKLKNECRIRLKSELDSEIQKGEEVFFDILEYQGNKIIGLERIYTISDDDSKETAEDVQTYRTDEDSQQEYLSADERECASDHLSPGQAETLHRSDLGDVRLRNPGCEAKCASSLEENHVTLESSSSISVDSVDVYGQEDSPPVSKFLTSVMLGEYHKPKHGKCQEEETSLMYRTVSEEIARRRSPLENREPQSESGFLNPQKALKTKIYGGKMKSQMTESKDFCGNAIVENKMLQHIENPSTLPQDKALDTLLQPWKDCQTSWASVFDDSVISASGYSLYKSLQNTPNAASGCSVPLPRIAVRNNHATEDSSSLQGASGSTTNETCFHDVEGTCPESVTGAASCMMTVNQTVDVSTDFRACFTTSRATSARSSVVSTSSNTEITMMNKTRPGEWQREKQRSVACNTDWSYSQDNEDTGMAVTKGPLGKSLLVDSLKPNGNFLNKDSLELRKTFDIIDLKKHPERETQLPEEMEKNFPSKCCQKIMQRAVKAELHLLNVHYQMCHRHCRDIYKLVTENRNLSSNSTQTELGSALLSVLGELKVRYVSLKEKLNKGVPLEELPPLSLESKLLSTFSTFISRLKTEESHVLLGADSELDNQSTHDVDVSSSLKKTLPQMSLLSDNSHPKQDTSPKEDGLKSSDVNVDFSHLKLDDKDCKNCREVSEDWFDAKENLTGADFSGTQENQAEQDRGDPKFTLDMKNSEPLRRDKGYLIHVGGLCPSVSEADLRSHFQKYQVSEISIYDSSTNYRYASLAFKKNSDAKMAVKEMNGVEINGKAVNVRLVKTPGEYTSPLSSQNGNRVSLNNLEKSTSKEITSASCISRLHRTRPRQLGSEHDSEFFPFDQKGVKKNCTQVESTKLLPDTPIRFIPPNTLNLSSFTKIMKRLAELHPEISRDHIIDALQEVRINHKGFLNGLSINTIVEMTSSVLKRSASSYE
- the RBM44 gene encoding RNA-binding protein 44 isoform X2, with the translated sequence MQTTAVMETASGTGYRNDGRYMQEDEPSNPKRENLLLSSKGYNEANLTILDENWDSLVLEQRANDKEISDLDKIDLLAPSCTASPDSDRESTHSQSSESEDSADYAFLNETYSIHYSESKLKNECRIRLKSELDSEIQKGEEVFFDILEYQGNKIIGLERIYTISDDDSKETAEDVQTYRTDEDSQQEYLSADERECASDHLSPGQAETLHRSDLGDVRLRNPGCEAKCASSLEENHVTLESSSSISVDSVDVYGQEDSPPVSKFLTSVMLGEYHKPKHGKCQEEETSLMYRTVSEEIARRRSPLENREPQSESGFLNPQKALKTKIYGGKMKSQMTESKDFCGNAIVENKMLQHIENPSTLPQDKALDTLLQPWKDCQTSWASVFDDSVISASGYSLYKSLQNTPNAASGCSVPLPRIAVRNNHATEDSSSLQGASGSTTNETCFHDVEGTCPESVTGAASCMMTVNQTVDVSTDFRACFTTSRATSARSSVVSTSSNTEITMMNKTRPGEWQREKQRSVACNTDWSYSQDNEDTGMAVTKGPLGKSLLVDSLKPNGNFLNKDSLELRKTFDIIDLKKHPERETQLPEEMEKNFPSKCCQKIMQRAVKAELHLLNVHYQMCHRHCRDIYKLVTENRNLSSNSTQTELGSALLSVLGELKVRYLKTEESHVLLGADSELDNQSTHDVDVSSSLKKTLPQMSLLSDNSHPKQDTSPKEDGLKSSDVNVDFSHLKLDDKDCKNCREVSEDWFDAKENLTGADFSGTQENQAEQDRGDPKFTLDMKNSEPLRRDKGYLIHVGGLCPSVSEADLRSHFQKYQVSEISIYDSSTNYRYASLAFKKNSDAKMAVKEMNGVEINGKAVNVRLVKTPGEYTSPLSSQNGNRVSLNNLEKSTSKEITSASCISRLHRTRPRQLGSEHDSEFFPFDQKGVKKNCTQVESTKLLPDTPIRFIPPNTLNLSSFTKIMKRLAELHPEISRDHIIDALQEVRINHKGFLNGLSINTIVEMTSSVLKRSASSYE